The Methanocellales archaeon genome includes the window GCACATTGAGGCAAGCATTTCCTCCAGTGCTCACATGTGTGACTTTTCTTTCAAGCCCAGCCTTTTGCACAGCAGCCCCTGTATGCCCACCCCCAACGATAGAAAACCCTGCTTTAGTGATGGCTTTCATCATCTCCAATGTTCCTAGGGCAAAATTCTCCTTCTCGAACACTCCTGCAGGACCATGCAAGATTGCCATCTTTGCATCCTTGATTTCATCCTGGAATTTCACAATAGTCTCAAGCCCTATATCCCAGATTGGATATTCAGCAGGTAACTTCTCTATTGGGACATCAACTCGTTCGCCATTTTTACCCAGAGCCACATCCTTGGGAAGCTCTATCCTATCTCCAAACTTTTGAAGCAATATCTTTGCCTTGGGAATCTCATCCGAATATCCTTCTTTCTCGATGTATTGTAGGCTCGGAGCGCCTATATCCACTCCTGATGCGGCTAGGAATATATTTGCTGCAACGCCGGTTAAAAAGATTTTGTCAGCGCCATCCCTTGATAGGATGTTTTCGATGACATCGAGCGTGTCATGTGCCTTCGCTCCACCGAGCACGAATATGCACGGATGATCAGCACAGGCGAGGACCTTGTTCAGCACATCTAATTCTTTTTCCATCAACTTGCCCGCTCCAGACGGCAGCACTTCTGTAAATCCCACTAGAGATGCATGTGATCTATGAACAGATGCAAATGCATCGTTGAAGAACAAATCGAAATGGGGCGCAAGTCCTCTCACAAGATGCGTTTTGGCATGCTCTTCTGAACTCCTTTCCACTCTCTCTTCTGAGTAGAACCTCACATTCTCCAGAAGAAGAATATCTCCAACCTTCATATCTTCTATGGCTTTTTGAGCACAGGCACCAAAGATATCATCTACGTAGGTTACCTTTTGCCGCAAAACCACTCCGAGCATTTTTGCATGCGGCTCCATTGTGGTAAAGTCCTTTTTCCCAGGCCTGCTTTGATGTGAAAGCAAAACGGTCCTTGACCTCTCTAATCTCTTCAATGTATCTGCATGGCTCCAAAATTTTTCCTCGCTAAGTATGCTCCCGGTGCTGGGATCAATTGGTGAATTCAAGTCCAATCTGACTAAAACCGTTTTGTTAGATAGGTTGAAGTCATCCATGGTAAGATAGTCTCTTTTCACATCTGCCAAGTACATCCCTCTACACTCCAGATAGCATTCAAGATATAATAAATATTCATTCGCTTGCTTAAGGTTAATTAATGTTATATCTATCAAGAACTTATTTTAGTATATTATGAAGGAAATACTCGAAATACTGGAGAATGATGCAAGGATAAGTACTGGCGAGATTGCTGCGCTAACAAAAATTCCCGAGCACAAAGTCAGGGAGATGATCGCCGAGGCTGAGAAAAAGGGGATCATCAGGAAATACAAAACAGTGATCGACTGGGACAAGGTGGAGGCGGAACACGTTTATGCCATCATAGAGGTGAAGGTCACCTCTGAGCGAGAAGTTGGCTACGATTCCATAGCAGAACGCATTGCAAGATTCCCAGAGGTCGTTTCAGTCCGTCTGGTCTCTGGAGATCACGATTTGTCTTTGCTGGTGAGAGGCAAGACGATGAAGGAAGTTGCATTCTTCATCGCCGAGAAGGTGGCACCACTGGATCGGGTGCAGGGTACCGTCACTCATTTCATACTTAAAACCTACAAGCAAGATGGCGATATTTTATTAGAAAAAGAGGAATCCAAGAGGTTGGCGATAACACCATGATCGCAGATAAGGTAAAGCGCATCCCACCATCTGGCATTCGGAAATACTTTGAGATGACCCTGGGGATGGAGGATATCATCTCATTGGGCGTCGGCGAGCCTGATTTTGTCACTCCCTGGTCCATCAGAGAGGCATGTATCTATGCCTTGGAAAAAGGGTACACCTCCTACACATCCAACTGGGGCTTACTTGAGCTGAGAAACGAGATATCCCGCTGCATCGCTTCAGATTATGAAGTACAATACAGCCCCGAGGACCAGATTATCGTGACCACAGGTGTAAGCGAAGCTTCCGATCTTGCGATACGGGCAATAGTAAACCCCGGCGACGAAGTCATCATTGTGGAGCCCTGCTATGTCTCCTACAAACCCTGCGTAATCCTTGCCGGCGGAAAACCCGTGATGGTGTCGACAGACAGGTGCAATGATTTCAAGGTAATTCCTGAGCAGATAGGGGCTAAAATAACGAAAAAGACAAAGGCAATAATCCTGTCCTACCCAAACAACCCGACTGGTGCAATAATGGGGAAGAAAGACCTGGAAGGAATAGCGGACATAGTGAAGGATCATGACCTATTTGTGATATCTGATGAAGTGTATGACAAGCTCACATACGATGGGACCCATACCTGCTTTTCCTCTCTGGATGGCATGTATGACAAAACGATTTTGCTCAACGGTTTCTCCAAGGCCTATGCGATGACCGGTTGGCGGCTCGGCTATGCGGCTTCTAACCCGGAAGTCATAGCTGCAATGCTGAAAATTCATCAGTATACGATGCTCTGCGCTCCGATCACGGCACAGATGGCTGCCATCGAGGCCTTAAGAAACTGCAGGGAGGAGATGCTTTCCATGGTCAGGGAGTATGACAGGCGAAGAAGGCTGATCGTCAAGGGACTGAACGATCTTGGCTTGGACTGCTTTGAGCCGAAAGGCGCATTCTACGCTTTCCCGTCGGTGGAGAGCACTGGCATGACCTCAGAGGTTTTTGCGGAAAAGCTCCTCAAAGAGCAAAAAGTGGCGGTTGTGCCTGGGGATGTGTTTGGAGACTCCGGGGAAGGCTTTATTAGGTGTGCATATGCCGTATCGCGAAAAGAAATAAAAGAGGCGCTGGAGAGGATTGGGGAGTTTTTAAAATAGCGGGCGCTTTCATTTCGTGGCTTTTATTGTTAGTTTTTGACAAGTTATATCCAAGGAGGTTTATTTAAGGGGTTGGGGATACAAGGAATAGTGTCGGATAATTGAGGTATATCAACGGTCCAGTTAAGCCTGAGTTTCATGCGGAACAGCAAGCTTTTTTCTAACCATTATTTGAACAATCTTGTACAACGAAATCGTGAGTGGAGAGAGGATGAGGCGTCAGAACGTGCTTTTAATCGGATAAAGGAGATTTATAATGAGAAACGAGCAAATTAGAGTAAATACCGAGGAAGAACATAAAGAACTCCTTGATGACGTTTTTAGCGGTCTAGAATTATCTGAGAAGTTATCTTCCAAGATTCGGTTTGGAGAGGTTTCTTATTCGTATGAAAGTGATCTTATTGATATATTTCATGAACAATTAAAGATGTTCCATTCTATTGTATGTTTAACCTTAAAAGGAAATTACACAGAAGGATTTATACTTACTAGGTCTGTATTCGAGAGTTATTTCACATTTTTGCTCATGCTTAAGGGCACAAAATATAAAATTTCATATAAGATAAAAACAAGCACAGAAAAAAATAAGAAAGACATTTACGATAAGTTTGTAGAAGATATTAAAGGGGCTCAAGCAAGAGGTGAAAAACTACATATACTAGATATAAAGCCATCGGGCAACGATTACAAATCAATTATTGTAACCTACGAAGGCATATTTGGGGTAGATAATAAAAGTAAACTCATCCCTGTTTATTACTTCGTGTTTATAGAATACGATCCTCAATCAGCTTTTATTAATGGAATTCCGCCGATTAGAGATGGCACCTATCTACCAGATATAGCTCAGAAAAGTCACGAACATTACAAAAGACTTTATCGAGATTTTATTAAGTTTGATAAAGTCCGCGAAGCATTAAAACTTAACAACCTAATCAGTGTTGAAGAAGATAATGCTACTCAAGTCCACTATAATTTTTTAAGTAATTTTACACACATAACGAACGAAGGACTGCACAAAATTTTTTGGCAAAGACGACGGAATATTGGATCTTATTCCGTCTCAATAATTGATAATTTAAGCGAACTTTATTTCTATGATCACTACTTATCTGAACTCTGTCTACTTTATGTGTTAAAGATTAACCAATACTATCTTAGATCATTAGTAGACTATTTCGCGAATAGATATGAAATTAAAGATTTAGCCAAATTTGAAGATTATTTTGCCAAACTCAACAGATATTATGATTATTTTTGGTTCATTT containing:
- a CDS encoding aminotransferase class I/II-fold pyridoxal phosphate-dependent enzyme; the encoded protein is MIADKVKRIPPSGIRKYFEMTLGMEDIISLGVGEPDFVTPWSIREACIYALEKGYTSYTSNWGLLELRNEISRCIASDYEVQYSPEDQIIVTTGVSEASDLAIRAIVNPGDEVIIVEPCYVSYKPCVILAGGKPVMVSTDRCNDFKVIPEQIGAKITKKTKAIILSYPNNPTGAIMGKKDLEGIADIVKDHDLFVISDEVYDKLTYDGTHTCFSSLDGMYDKTILLNGFSKAYAMTGWRLGYAASNPEVIAAMLKIHQYTMLCAPITAQMAAIEALRNCREEMLSMVREYDRRRRLIVKGLNDLGLDCFEPKGAFYAFPSVESTGMTSEVFAEKLLKEQKVAVVPGDVFGDSGEGFIRCAYAVSRKEIKEALERIGEFLK
- a CDS encoding phosphoglycerate kinase, giving the protein MYLADVKRDYLTMDDFNLSNKTVLVRLDLNSPIDPSTGSILSEEKFWSHADTLKRLERSRTVLLSHQSRPGKKDFTTMEPHAKMLGVVLRQKVTYVDDIFGACAQKAIEDMKVGDILLLENVRFYSEERVERSSEEHAKTHLVRGLAPHFDLFFNDAFASVHRSHASLVGFTEVLPSGAGKLMEKELDVLNKVLACADHPCIFVLGGAKAHDTLDVIENILSRDGADKIFLTGVAANIFLAASGVDIGAPSLQYIEKEGYSDEIPKAKILLQKFGDRIELPKDVALGKNGERVDVPIEKLPAEYPIWDIGLETIVKFQDEIKDAKMAILHGPAGVFEKENFALGTLEMMKAITKAGFSIVGGGHTGAAVQKAGLERKVTHVSTGGNACLNVLAGKELPGVMALKSAAKKFGSKR
- a CDS encoding Lrp/AsnC family transcriptional regulator; this encodes MKEILEILENDARISTGEIAALTKIPEHKVREMIAEAEKKGIIRKYKTVIDWDKVEAEHVYAIIEVKVTSEREVGYDSIAERIARFPEVVSVRLVSGDHDLSLLVRGKTMKEVAFFIAEKVAPLDRVQGTVTHFILKTYKQDGDILLEKEESKRLAITP
- a CDS encoding DUF5677 domain-containing protein: MRNEQIRVNTEEEHKELLDDVFSGLELSEKLSSKIRFGEVSYSYESDLIDIFHEQLKMFHSIVCLTLKGNYTEGFILTRSVFESYFTFLLMLKGTKYKISYKIKTSTEKNKKDIYDKFVEDIKGAQARGEKLHILDIKPSGNDYKSIIVTYEGIFGVDNKSKLIPVYYFVFIEYDPQSAFINGIPPIRDGTYLPDIAQKSHEHYKRLYRDFIKFDKVREALKLNNLISVEEDNATQVHYNFLSNFTHITNEGLHKIFWQRRRNIGSYSVSIIDNLSELYFYDHYLSELCLLYVLKINQYYLRSLVDYFANRYEIKDLAKFEDYFAKLNRYYDYFWFIFEKHWKYDEWDYETIKASHQRKGIKPDEKIPYYRDPLQRLINLHRSTIEGTTGLVYESPFPRKNAKFG